AGTATAACGAGGGGCTCATGTGTATGTGCACgagcctgtgtgtgtgttcgtaGGCTCATGTGGTGGGCGTATGCTGCCCAAACAGCCGTGTGCATTTTTCATGTGTCTCTCATTGTGTTCTCGACGAACAAGCGTCAGCCTTGATCGAGCATGTGGTCGCGTGCCACGCTGCGTAGCACACTGCGTGCTTGCTTCTCTGTCGCTCTCAATGTCACCAGCATCTTACCAGTGGCTATCATAAAACGCTTGTGCGGTTGTCAATGCGGCTGCAAGTTGTTCGCGCGTGCTTCCTACGTGGAAGCAAACCTGCTCGCAGATAGCTGCAGTCGAGTGACGCCATGTTGATTTTGATGTACACAGTTGATTTGAACTTTCCCTGGCCGAGCGCAGAAGGACGAGTAATGCAAATAAAAACCGCCAGTGGTAGTTTAGCTGCGCAACAGTCGTGGTGCAAAGAAGAGAATCTCTCACCATCGCTGTGAAGCCTCCACGCAGTGTGTTTGTTACGCTGGCGCGAGTAAGCGAGAAGGAAATGCCGTAACAGGAGTCTTTCACATTTTCTAGGACTTCTCCCCCATTCAACATCCACGCGTATCGGTCTTGTCTGTGTGCATTGGGATGGTTTGCACGATGGCAACCCACTTTCAccttctgcttcttctccctcgtcatgtgtttttttttctttgtttcggCCTTTCATGGCGTCGTTCTCTCCATCTACCCTCTTTCCcgtgtgtatatgtgtgtgtgtgtgtatgtatgtgtgtgtgtatgtgtgcgtgcgtgcgtgcgtggaaGGACTGGTGCCGTGGTGTGAAGAGGCTTCGCTTTGATTTTCCTGTGTTCTCACTCCTGCTGTGAGATTGTGTTGAGGTGAGCAGTTGTGCCGGCGCGCCAGCAAAGTCTgaagccccccccctcaatGTTCGCTGCGCAACACACACCGAGACGTACATACTGATACGCGAAGGCGCAGaaaacgaggaagagaaaatgTTCTACAAGATAGTTCTTCAGCGCACGGTAAATGTAAAGCCAGCAGACCTGTGCAACACCCTGAATCGCAGTCTTCTGACCTTCCTGCGGGAGGCGGTCGAGGGAAAACCGCTTCCGTCGCCGGACAGCGTCGCCAGTATCGCGCTCGACTTCGTCACGGCAAGCAAGTCCTCTGCGGTGGTGATTGCCGTGCTCGATATCCTCAATgcggagacgctgcagggcAAGGTGCTGGATGACGGAAGCGTGACGTTCCGGCTTACCTATGAGGCGTTGGTGCTGAAGCTGCACCGAGGGGAGGTGCTCGACCTGCTGGTCAGTGATGTGGACGAGACCGGCTTCTGGGCGAGCGTTTATGGGGTCAATAAGCTTTTCGTGAATCGAAACCAAATGGGCGAAGATGTGAAAACAGGCGCTTTGGAGTGGTCTTTCGAGGCGGAAACGGCCGCGTGGGTCAGCAATGACGATCGCCACTCCATCAAGAAGGATACGATGGTGCGGGTGCGCGTGATTGCCGAAACCCCGCAATCTGAGCGTGGTATGGCGGTAGGCACCATCGGTGCTCCGTTTCTGGGCCCACGTATCGGCAGCTATTAGACGGAGGAGTGCCCCAGGCGGTAGCCGCCTACTGTGCTGCACAATTTCCTTTCGATATGGTCCCCAGCTGTACCCTGTGTGCAACGACCCTCAATGGAAAGAGTGCGTGCCCTGTGCCGTCTCCCCCTcagctgtttttttttttttcttctttgaggggggggggttgttTTGATGGACAAGGGCGttgaatgtgtgtgtgtgtgtgtcctttGTTGGTTGCCGTTGAATGGGAGTGCGTGTACCCGAGTAAAGGCACGACATCTTACAGAGAGATCTACCGAGCAGAAAGAAAAACTGAAAGCTGCAGCCACAAAACCTGGGAGGACGGTCTAGCATCTGTGCTTTGAAATTGGGCACGTGTGTCCACCACCATGTGCAACTTAAGGGGTTCGCACAACTACAGCGACACTGATGCGCAATCCTGAGCCTTTTTCTTGGCGTGTCCGAGGCCAATgccgccacacacgcacacaccctctccgtctctccatGCAACTTATGTAAACTCCAGCACGCTCTCACAATGGTGTCGGGTTGGTCCTCTTACTCCTCCCTACCACTACCATCGCCCTGCACATGATCTTGCCATGTTTAGAGACGCACGGCAACGAATTGTTTCGCAGTCGTGCACACACAATGACGACACATGTGTCGCAAGACGCGGCAGAGGAACCGTCGCCGCTACCGCTCCAGCGGATCGTATTCTGGAAGAAGGCAGTCATTGGTGCCTCGGTGGTGCTACTCGTAGGCCTCGCCTGGAGGGCCGTGTACGTAAGCAACCAGAATGAAATGAAACTCCGCCGAGCTGTACGGAAGTCCCAGAGCATCCGCGGAGCTCTGTGCGACGTTCCGGCACGGCGATTCTCCACCATCGACGCGCGTCCGGCTGCCGCGCAGAAGAACATTCTCGTCTAGGGGTGCGGCTAAGCAGTGGGCTCTGGGGCTGGGGAAGAGGTGTGGCTTACGGATGTGCCTTTTTATGCATGAAGCCTACGCCTGCAAGCCCATCACTGTGTGCCTTAGAGTACTGCAACCGCGCAGCTTCCTTCTCGTCCTTTGTCGTcccgttcccccccccccccccactcccgtGTGTGCCCTTTCGCGCCTTCTTCATCAGATACACCTGTACCTGTGGAGTAACTTCTTGAAAAGAAACTTTCACATTGGCTGTTAGAGGAGAACGTAAAGCCCCGAACAttgaggagaaaaaaaggatTACACAGCGTGCACATTAGGGACAGCCGTAAGTGCACCCTCACGCCTGCCAGGCAGGGCCTCAGACATGCACGACTGCGGAATGCGCTTGCGGCAAGTAATGCGGATTTCGCCCTTCTATTTTCCGCTCAGTCGAGCATACCGATGTGTTTTGTGCTTTCCAATGGCCGAGGCATGTCGAAAGTGCTATTTTGTTGTTGCAGTTCACCGTCCTgttgcccttctctctccctctctgacTGCTCACGCAACTATACTCACCACTGACACCGTTTACCACATCGtactctcctttcctcttctctctgtctcgaGCTTTCCCCTCGCCTGtgcagctttttttttctctgccatcttacaaggaaaaaaaaaaaacaataaAGGTATCGACGGACCCAACGCCCCAACTTCACATACTGAACCTCCTGCACACCTCTTTTGCTTCTGTTTTCCTGCTGCTTCGGATtctgggtgcgtgtgtgtgcgtgcgggtgAGTAAGTTtctgtgcgggtgtgcatCCGCATTGAGTATTGCAGGCTGATAGTGGTCCCCTTCAGTTCTTTCTCTTCATTTTCGTTTCTTTACGCGTTCTGCCCAGGAATCGCTGCCAACGATTTCTCCTTGGGAGAATTTGGGTGTGTACGTCTCTGGcgctctgcgcgtgtgcgtattTTTCTGCTCTGATCTCTCTCCGTCTTTctatgcccccccccccatccctccCCCAGCTGAGCCCCGTTCTTTCCGCACTACATCTCTTCCCGTTGacctctctcactcactGATCATTTTCACTGCTTTGCGCCGTGCAAAATAGAGGATTTCTCAGCTGTGCATTGTTCTGTTCTTTTTCGTTTGGATGCTGCGTTGCGCGACGACGCATTGTTGCAGGTGAGAGTCTTGTGGACTCTGTGACACAAGGTAGCGGAGGACGTTTCTGCGCATTGGAGTCAGTGAGTGTCGCACCTTTTGTCCCCACAACCTTTACTGTCTTTTGTTATTCGTTGAGTTGCGAGAGCGAGTAACCTGCCTGTGTGTACGAGCCACAAAAGAAAACTGCGCAGACTTTTCTGTTTGTATTTGACCTCTGCGTCCACGTCGATCACCCACGACACAACATTTCTGTGCGTTGTACAACGCGTGTGTAGTGGCTCTCTTCGCATTccgtctcttcctccacaTTTTCTTGTTGTACAAGCTGGTGAGCTTAGTAGTATAACTTCTTCCTGCTtttcctcacctcccccccctcccccctgcatTCGCTTGTTTCAAGTTTCTTTCTCTGGATTCTTTCGTATATACCCCGCGTACATGTGTGCttgtctgcgtgcgtgcgcgtgacAGTGCTTCAACTGGTCTGCGAAAAGTGCGGGAGTGTGTTTTAGCGCCGTGTCACACACCCCTTTCTAGTCGCGGCTGAGGTACCGTTTGAGTGTTGTTGTTTTTGTGGTTGGTTTTTGCAtctgtgtgcgcgcggcATCTGCACCGGAGAAACACTGTGTGGGGCCCCCTTCCAGATTTACGTGTGTGGTAGGGTAGGCGTGAGAAGTTCtccgcccttctctttctctttctctttctctctgtacGGCTCAATTCTCGTTTCTTGTCGTGCATCCAAGTTGGCTCGACGTAGAAAGTGAAGCCCGGCGTGCGAGcgaaggcggcagcgtccCACAGCTACCAAGTCCACCACTGTGCGCCATCGTTTGGATTTCGCTCCACCCTGTTGGGCTCCTGCTCGGTTGTGGTGCCTGCGCTGTAGtgcgaaaacaaaaaaaaaacacacattTTGTTTTGCCTTTGTATTTTCCCTCTCGTTACTCTCACAAGCCCTTGCAGTGATCCCACTGGCAACCGCgatattttttttttgtggaggaggtgcgcgcACAGCATTGTCACCGTTCCCCTTGCTCTTGCCCTCCCCACCCTTCTCTGGTGGTGAAACTCGACACTGTGCAACCTTGCCTCCCTGTGCAAAAAGGGCTGCTCCTGTTGGTAGATTGTTTTTCATGAGCGCGAGCGACATTCGCCTAGACGTCAACTACGAAAAAGGTGCTGGGGATCTAAAAATGCATGGGTACTGGATTTACCCACCAGTCACTCATAACTCCACCATAAACGCGGATCAaagtagcagcagcgacaccgaCTGCCATGGAAGCGGTACTGGGGGGGCTGTGGGGACCGTCAGGGGTGACATTGCCGCGTCAGTGTGGTGCTCAGACCCGGAAATGCCCCTCCCGCTATTCTTCAAGCCACTCGTGGAGGACGATATCGAGggcggcgacagcagtgACAGCATCGCCAAAGCAGCCCCGGAGCTTCTTCGCAAGGAGAGCGCAAGCAGTCTCATGAGCCACTCACCACTGGAAATGGACGGTGTGGCAAACGATCGACGCCGCAACAGCTCGCTTTCATCAACTTCGACCACTGATGGCAGCGAAGGGAGTTTTCCGTGCCTTGACGAGGAGGTACTCGGCGATTTGGGCGATGTGATTGGCTATGGCGGCGACCGCGGCTCTTTTGTGTGTCGCGTGccactggcgccgctgctgcactcgtggagagaggcgccgAGTTTTGCTTGGACGCCGGCACTCCTGGATGCCTCGCACTTCTCGGAGAAggcctacaagaagtaccCGACACGCATCTCAAAGGACGAACTCTCGTTTGTGTCAACGGCGTACCGATGTGCCCGCAACAGCGAGCATTGTCAGAGCACTAGCAGCCCTTTTCTGTCCCCAGAGGAGGCCCACTACGCCGCGCTGCACCTGGTCTTACCCGATGCCGTGGTGCTAGCCCGTGGAGAGCAGGTCGGGCTGCTCATGCCGCTGTACAACTGCAGCCTCAAGGAGCATCTTCAGAGCCTGGGACATCCCACATATTTGGGGTGCGGTGCCTCAAGCATGCCAGGCTCACTGACCCTCTCGAACAACACCAACCTGTACGCCAAGGATGCCGACAACACCGCACTCGGTGGTCTACACCGCAGCGCATTTCGCTTTACTGCAGCCTATCACCCAGTCGAGTCGATTCAAGTTATCTCCGCTATCGTCTTCCAGATGCTCGAGGCGGTCGCCTTCCTCAATCACCGCCTTCCCCATGGCGACGGCTCCACTGGGTACACCCATAATGACCTTCACCTCGACAACATCCTGCTCTCCTACGACGGCGATGTAGCCCTCTGCGACTTTGAACTCGTCGCATCCACGCCCACACCGTCGCGCACCATCGATGTACGCCgtttgcctccctcctcacggCAGTCGCCGCACGGTCTCTTCAGCGAGTCGGCCGACACGTGGGCCTTTGGACTCATGGTGGTGAATCTGCTCACTGGTGTGGaccccctcttcacctcgGACATTGTTAATGATTTCAGCGATGGCCCGCTACTCTTTCGCTGGGATCGCAGCCCATGTGTTCTGGACTGGGAGGCAAACATCAAGGCGCATGTGGAGTTCCTGCTGCGGAGTCAGGATTCAACTGGGCAGCgactggaggaggcgcgtcACCTCTTGCAGCTCTGTAGCAAATGCCTGGTCAATCGCGAAGGCACCGAGCCGCTGCGCGCCGTTTCCCTGCTCGAGGAGCCGATGTTTCTCCCCTACCGTCGCGACTTTAACCTCGCCAGACGTACGGTGAAGGAGTGGATTGGCAACACGCGCTGGGCGTGTCGCAGAAGGTAACCGGAGGACACCCATACactggggggagggggggggaagaaaatcATAGACGCTAAAGCCACGGATTCTCACCGATACAAGTGCACAGGGAGACGTTCGACCACAAAACCTCTAAGCGACGGCCATGTAGcgattcttttttttttgttatGGCTGAAGTGATTCTGGCACAACGATGTCTCGAGACTCATTGCCGGCATGTGTCCGAGCGGACGAGTGCGAAGGGTAGAACGCGATGGTCAAGTGGGACTCATTGACTCCTTCCTTCCGACTCCTGCTCagtgtctccctctcccctcccttcagTCGCAGTACTGCGGCATCTTTGCTGTTTATCTTTGAGGCTCGCTCGCCTGTGCCACTGCACTGTTGtttactgctgctgtcatTTCGGAAAGGCTGCCTCACCTGCCGCTCTCCACTGACCTTTTTTCATTCGTCTTGGTAGCCGTGCCGTCTTTTTCGCACATTTGCTACGCCTCTCTGTGGTGCACCtcagggagggagggagggagggagggagggaggggggggggcggtcGTGGCACAACTAAAGTGACGCCGCTTTGGGAATTGCAAGTGTAGGAATGAGGAGGTTGGTGAGAGTCGGTGTTGGGCGTAGAGCACAGGCGTGTGGAGCATGCGCATGCGGACAAGCGGAGCACGACAGTTGGTGgttccttttctttggccctttctttttccccctttcgtTCTTCGTTATGAattcgcttttttttcttttgcgcTTCACTCAGTTTACATTGCTTAGTGTGTGCCGAAACAAGGAAATCTGCGGAGACTACACCACGGGTGCCTCGTCATCGCGGTTACGGCTACTTGCTAATGCTGTGCTCCACGTCGTCCTCTTGCCatctttcattttttttttgtgtgttgtgGTCAAGTCTGGTGGCGTGTCTTTGTCGACTTCTGTGTTGATGACGCCAAGAAGCTGATGCGAGTttgaggaaagagaggggtaGGTATCCAAAGCGGAGGAGTGGGGTGTTGTGTTCTGAGATCTGAatctgtgtgcgtgtgtgtgcgtgcgttctGTCTTCCTGGCTTTTCCGTAAAGAGCTGGCTAGGCGTCGTGTTCAAAACGTCTACTGACGCCGGCGAGTTTCTCTTTATAGAGTTGACGACTCGatttcccttctctttgcctctcgCTTTGTTGGTTGACATGACTTTTTATTTCCCCCTacgtgtgtctctgtgcgctGGCCACGCAATCCCAACACAGACGAAGCGCTCGTGATGTCCTCTTAGCGAAGCTGTGGCACGCCATGTGGTCGTTGAATGTGAGCATGGAAGCAGATCACTGTGGACTGTTGACGTCACGGTTTACAGTCCTGCCGAGTTACTGGTGCAAAGTAAAGAGGTCAccggaagaggaaaaggctgcccccccccccccgttcCTGCAGGCATGGAGGGGGGTTGCTCGTAGGAGGTGCTTCGAaccttttttttcatttGCTCATCCATTTCTTTTGTGTTCTGTAGAAACAAAGCTGAGCGCTGTGGCGCGGTGTTTCGCTGGGAATTCACAATATTTCTCTTGAAAGTGCCCATCGCACAAGCGGATGTTTCGAGAATGAAgtgagacacacacacacacaccacaacGTAGTGCCGTGCCTCTGTTtgtatctctctctctctctctgtgtttcaCTGAAGGCTGTGGTCTTGTCAAGATACCAAAGCCCGCATACGGCAAGTGAAGGAAACAGGacggagcggcagcgcttcACGTGCCCGTCTGCTTATTATGGGTCACTTCGCTTGGAGCATGGAGGCTCGAGTGTGCCGCACGCCTCTACGTTCTCCGTTGCTCCAttgttttgttgttgttgttcccTCTTTGAAATGTACGGAGCGAGGGAGGTGCTGTCTCTGTGTTGGTCGACAGTGGCTACGGTCGTTTGCAGTGCAATGCCACCTTTTATGCCGTTCATTTTCTACTCTGCGTCTACCGCGAGATTACTAGTGGTGCATCCAGCCACAGTGGAAACAATCAAAAAAGGAGCACAGTAACGCACGATGAGTGGAGTGAGGCAAGGTAGGTCGTGTGCAACGTGTCTACGAGAGGGATCAGAACCGCCCACTGTTGCATAGGTGCTGTTCTTGCGGATTCCCCTGTGCACAAACCGAGCGTTGCGTCTAATGTGCGCCTCCTCTAGTTTTGCAGAGGCTCGTTGttggtgtgcgcgtgttgcGGTATGTGCATAATACTTGTCTGGTCGTATATGAACACCGTCGAGTGtgcaccctccccctctactCTCTTTTACGTCCCTGCTGTGCCCCTCCAATC
The nucleotide sequence above comes from Leishmania braziliensis MHOM/BR/75/M2904 complete genome, chromosome 32. Encoded proteins:
- a CDS encoding putative RNA polymerase-like protein; translated protein: MFYKIVLQRTVNVKPADLCNTLNRSLLTFLREAVEGKPLPSPDSVASIALDFVTASKSSAVVIAVLDILNAETLQGKVLDDGSVTFRLTYEALVLKLHRGEVLDLLVSDVDETGFWASVYGVNKLFVNRNQMGEDVKTGALEWSFEAETAAWVSNDDRHSIKKDTMVRVRVIAETPQSERGMAVGTIGAPFLGPRIGSY